Below is a genomic region from Paraburkholderia phenazinium.
TCCGTTGTGGGGCCATTTCCGTTTCATGTTCGAATTCGTCCGGCCTGAGATCCGCCAGTATTTCGTCGAGGACGATACCGAGGAAAGGCCGTTCTCGCGCGCGCAGCGAAGCATCGTCTATCAGCGCGCCAAGAACGACGTCGACAGCCGTCCATACGGCACCGAGCTCGACGTGAAGGCGGTAGCGCACGAATGGATTAGCCACTCGCTCGCGCCGACCAAACTCGACGGCCACGACTTCCGCATCGTCGTGGGCCCGGATCGCAAGCAGCCCTACTCGATGTCGATTTTCAACGTGTCGGCGATGAGCTTCGGCTCGCTCTCGGCTAACGCAATCATGGCGCTCAATCTCGGCGCCAAGAAGGGCAACTTCGCGCACGACACCGGCGAAGGTTCGATGTCGAAGTATCACCGCGAGCACGGCGGCGACATCATCTGGGAAATCGCTTCGGGCTACTTCGGATGCCGCAACGACGACGGCAGCTTCAACGCCGACAAGTTCGCGAAACAGGCGCACGAGCCGCAGGTGAAGATGATCGAGGTGAAGCTCTCGCAGGGGGCGAAGCCGGGCCACGGTGGTGTGCTGCCGGCCGCCAAGATCACGCCGGAGATTGCCGAAACGCGTGGTGTGCCGATGGGCCGCGACTGCATCTCGCCCGCGACCCACTCCGAGTTTTCCACGCCGCGCGGCCTGCTCGAATTCGTCGAACGTCTGCGCAATCTCTCAGGCGGCAAGCCGACCGGTTTCAAGCTGTGTATCGGCCACCCGTGGGAGTTCTTCGGCATCGCCAAGGCGATGCTGGAGACGGGCATCCTGCCGGACTTCATCGTCGTCGACGGTGCGGAAGGCGGCACCGGTGCGGCGCCGCTGGAGTTCACCGATCACGTCGGCGTGCCGCTGCAGGAAGGCCTGCTGCTGGTGCATAACACGCTGGTAGGCATCGGCCTGCGGACGCGGATTCGCATCGGCGCGAGCGGCAAGATGATCACCGCTTTCGATATCACCAAAACCCTCGCGATCGGCGCCGACTGGGTCAACTCGGCGCGCGGCTTCATGTTCGCGGTGGGCTGCATCCAGGCGCAGACGTGTCACACGGGGCGTTGCCCGACCGGCGTGGCCACCCAGGACCAGGTGCGCCAGCGCGCGCTCGTGGTGCCGGACAAGTCCGACCGCGTCTTCAACTTCCATCACAACACCTTGCACGCGCTGCAGGAGATCATTCAGGCGGCGGGTCTCAAGCATCCGGCGGAACTGCGTGCGCATCACATCGTGCGGCGGGTGTCGTCGCATGAGGTGAGCCTCATGTCGGATCTGCTGAAGTATCTCGAGCCGAATGATCTGCTGAACGGCAACCACCGCTACTCGATCTACGAGAAGTGGTGGCCGGTGGCAAGCGCCGACTCGTTCGCGCCGAAGATCGAACTCGCGGCGACCTGATGCCTGCAACGAACCTGAGGACGCAGGCGGCGAAGCCGTCGTCCGTCACGCCTGCGCAGCGCGCTCAGTCCGCCGGAAACGTATCGATAAACGACTGCCGCTGCGACAGCTTCTGGAAGTGTTTGTCGAGATTCGGATAGGCCTCGCGCCAGTTGAGCGCCGGCATGCGGAAATCGAGGTAGCCGAGCGCGCAGCCCATGGCGATATCCGCCAGCGTGTAGCGACTACCCGCACACCACGGGTTGCTACCCAGCCCTTGCGACATCGCCACCAGCCCGTCGTCGATCTTGCGCTGCTGGCGCGCGAGCCACGCGTCCGAACGGTGTTCCTCCGCCCGTAGCGTGCCCTCGAGCCGGATCAGCACGGCGGCATCCATGACGCCGTCCGCAAGCGCTTCCCAGCAGCGCACCTCGACACGCTCCCGGCCCGACGGCGGAATCAGCTTGCCGACCGGCGACAGCGTATCCGCGTACTCGCAGATCACGCGCGAGTCGAATACCGCCTCGTCGTCGTCCATCACGAGGCACGGCACCTTGCCGATCGGATTGAAGGCATGGATGCTGGTATCCGGCGCCCAGACGTTTTCGAGCACCAGCTTGTAGTCGATCTTCTTTTCGGCGAATACGATCCGTGCCTTGCGGACAAACGGACTGCCGAGCGAACCGATGAGTTTCATCATCACCATTTGCCTTTTCTGGAATTGGGCGGAAGTATACGTTGGTTGACCGCGATACAGACGGCCGCTCCCATCTTCTGGACTGGCGGCGGCCGGACCTGTGGACGGATTGCAACATTGCCGTGTGCCGCGCCGGACGTCTATCCGGCCAGATGGCCAGGGGGTGCGCGCCGCAATCCTGGCTCAATTGGGCGCTACAATCTCGCTATGAACCAGCCGAACGAACCCACTCTCGCCATCGACGTTTACCGCAAGCGCCGCGAGCGCGTGCTCGCTGCGCTGCGCGCGGCAGGCGGCGGCGTCGCCATCGTCCCCACCGCACCGGAGGTGGTGCGCAACCGGGACGCCGATTATCCGTACCGGCACGACAGCTACTTCTACTACCTGACCGGCTTTACCGAGCCGCAGGGTCTGCTCGTGCTCGACGCCAGCGCAGGCGGGAGCGGACCGGCTTCGATCCTGTTCTGCCGGGCCAAGAACGAAGAGCGCGAGATCTGGGACGGCTTCCGCTTCGGCCCCGAGGCCGCGCGCGAGGCGTTCGGCTTCGACGCGGCGTTTGCTGTCGAAGATATCGAAAGCCAGATGCCGCTGATCCTCGCCGACAAGCCCGCGCTGCACTACGCGCTCGGCAGCTCGGCGGATCTGGACGAACAGGTCCGCCGCTGGCTCGACGCGGTGCGTGGCAAAGCCCGCAGCGGCGTCGCCGCTCCGGTTGCCGCGCATGACCTGCTGCCGCTGCTCGACGAGATGCGGCTCTTCAAGGACAGCCACGAACTGTCGATCATGCGTCGTGCCGGCCAGATCTCGGCGCAGGCGCATCGCCGCGCGATGGCCGCGTCTTTTGCAGGCGTGCGTGAGTACGAACTCGAAGCCGAACTGCTGTACACATTCCGCAAACACGGTGCGCAAGGGCCGGCATACGGCTCGATCGTCGCTGCGGGCAGCAACGCCTGCGTGCTGCACTACGCAGCCGGCAACACGATTGCCCGCGACGGCGACCTGATCCTGATCGACGCCGCCTGCGAGCTCGACGGCTACGCTTCCGATATTACGCGCACGTTCCCGGCAAACGGCCGCTTTACGCCGGCGCAGCGCGAGCTGTACGACATCGTGCTCGCCGCCCAGGAAGCCGCCGTCGCCGCCACCCGGCCTGGCGCCGCCTTCGACGACCCGCATAACGCCGCGCTGCGCGTGTTGTCGCAGGGCCTGCTCGATACGGGCATCGTCGACCGGGGGCTCTTCTCGTCCGTCGACGATGTGATCGTGGAGCGCGCCTACGCGCCCTTCTACATGCACCGCACCAGCCACTGGATCGGCATGGACGTGCACGACTGCGGCGACTATCGCGAACGCGGCGCACCGCGCGATGCGCAAGGCGCGCTGCCGTCGCGCACCTTGCATCCGTCGATGGCGTTGACGATCGAACCGGGTCTCTATATTCGCCCGACGGAAAACGTCCCCGAGCGTTACTGGCATATCGGCATCCGCATCGAAGACGACGCTGTCGTCACGCCGAACGGCTGCGAACTGTTGACGCGCGACGTGCCGGTCAAGGCCGACGAGATCGAAGCGCTGATGCGGGAAGCGCAGGCAACAGCCAGCGCCACGCGCGCGGTTTGAACGGACCGACCGATCGCTCATGAACGACGCTTCTCAACCAGCCGGCGTTGTGCAAGCCGGCTCACAAGACGCCACTGGCGGCGCAGATTCTACTGAAGCGTCGTTCGATTTCGACGTGACCATCGTCGGCGCGGGGCCGGTCGGGCTCGCGTTGGCCGGTTGGCTCGCGCGGCGCAGTGCGACCCAGGGACTGTCGATCGCGCTGATCGACGCACGCAAGCCGGAAGACGCTTTGCGCGATCCACGCGCAATCGCCGTGTCGCAAGGCAGCCGGATGATTCTCGAGCCGCTGCGCTGGCCCTCGGACGCGACCGCGATTCACCACATCCATGTATCGCAGCGCGGACATTTCGGCCGTACGCTGATCGACCACACCGAGCATGGCTTGCCCGCGCTTGGGTATGTGTTGCGCTATGGCTCGATCGTGCAGTCGCTCGCCGAGGCAGTGCGGCCGACTTCCGTGCACTGGTTCCAGTCAACCTCCGCCCAGACGCCGGTTCAGGAAGAAGACGGCGTAACGCTGCCGGTGGAAACCGAACACGGCGCACGCACGCTGCGCACGCGTATTCTCGTGAACGCCGAAGGTGGGCTGTTTCATGAGCAACAGAAACGCGGTGGCACCGGCGGCACGCGTGATTACGGTCAGACGGCGCTCGTCGGCACGGTCACGGTATCGAGGCCACGCCCGAATGTCGCGTGGGAACGTTTCACCGACCAGGGGCCGATTGCGCTGCTGCCGACCGGCGGCGCGCGCGATGCCGACTACGCGCTGGTCTGGTGCTGCGCCCCGGAAGAAGCGGCGCGCCACGCGCAATTGCCCGACGATGCGTTTCTGCGCGAACTCGGCAGCGCGTTTGGCGACCGGATGGGACGCTTCACTCAGATCAAGGGCCGCGCTTCGTTCCCGCTCGGCCTGAACGCACTCGATACGTTGGTCAAGGGCCGGATCGCGGCAATCGGCAATGCGGCGCAGACGTTGCATCCGGTAGCGGGCCAGGGGCTCAACCTCGGGCTGCGCGACGCCCACGCCCTCACCGACGCGCTCTCGCAACACGGTGCGACACCGCTCGCACTAGCGTTGTTCGCCCAGCGCCGCGCGCTCGACCGGCGTCTGACAATTCGCTCCACCGATACGCTCGCGCGCCTCTTCACGGTCGACCTTCCGGCTCTCGGCACGCTGCGCGGGCTCGCGCTGACGGCGCTCGAATTCGTGCCGCCGGTCAAGACCGCACTGGCACGCCAAATGATGTTCGGACAGCGCCGCTAGACGGCTCAGGAATCGCATCGCGCGCAGACCGTGCGCCGGGCCAGTGCATCGGCTCGCCCCGCTGCCCGCTTGCGGTGATTCGCGTTCCGCGGGTCTATGAACCCGGGCACTTTCATAGAAGATTTAATGGCTTAGGAGCGTCTCAAGTCCGGTGACGGGAATCCGTTAACGCTAAAATAGCCGTTTTCCCTCGTGATCTGCGACCGTTTCTCATCGATTCGATGTGCCGCGGCTGCGCCCCTGTCATGCCCACTCTCGGCTCCCACAATCTGCGCAACAACCTGTTCGTCGCCCCCATGGCGGGTGTGACCGACCGGCCGTTCCGTCAGCTCTGCAAGCGGCTGGGCGCGGGCTATGCCGTGTCGGAAATGGTCGCATCGAACGCGCAGTTGTGGAAAAGCGAAAAAAACCATGCGCCGCGCGAACCACACGGGCGAGGTCGAGCCGATCGCCGTGCAGATCGCCGGCGCCGATCCGGACATGATGGCGGAGGCGGCTCGCTATAACGTCGCCAACGGCGCGCAGATCATCGACATCAACATGGGCTGTCCGGCCAAGAAGGTGTGCAATGTGGCGGCCGGCTCCGCGTTGCTGCAGAACGAACCGCTCGTGCAGCGCATCGTCGAGGCGGTGGTCGGCGCGGTGGGCGTGGGTCCCGACGCGGTGCCCGTCACGCTGAAAATCCGCACCGGCTGGAATCGTGACAACAAGAACGCGTTGAGTGTGGCGCGTCTGGCCGAAGACGCCGGCATTTCGATGCTGACCGTACACGGCCGCACGCGCGCCGACCTGTACCACGGCGACGCTGAATACGAAACCATCGCCGCCGTGAAGGCCGCGGTGCGCATCCCGGTGGTCGCCAACGGCGACATCACTTCGCCGCATAAGGCGCGCCAGGTGCTCGCCGCTACCGGCGCGGACGCGATCATGATCGGCCGCGCGGCGCAGGGCCGTCCGTGGCTGTTTCGCGAGATCGGGCATTTCCTGCAAACCGGCGAGCTGTTGCCGCCGCCGCGCATCGACGAGATCCAGCAGGTCATGAACGAGCATCTCGAAGATCACTACGCGTTCTACGGCGAATTTACAGGCGTGCGCACGGCACGCAAACACATCGGCTGGTACACTCGCGGCCTTTCTGGCGCCAATGTGTTCCGCCACCGCATGAATACGCTGGACACGACGCGCGAACAACTGCTCGCCGTCAACGAGTTCTTCGACGCCCAAAAGGCGTTCTCCGACCGCCTCGTCTACGTGGAAGAGGATGTCAACCCGAACGGCGAGCCGGACCAATCCGACCGACTAGCAGCATGAGCAAGAACAATATCGAACAATCAGTCCGCGACAGCCTGGGAATGTACTTCCAGGACCTCGACGGCTCCAATCCGCACGACGTCTACGACATGGTTATTTCGTGTGTCGAAAAACCGTTGCTCGAGGTGGTGCTCGAGCAGGCCGGCGGCAATCAGTCGCTGGCCGCCGAGTATCTCGGCATTAACCGCAATACGCTGCGCAAGAAGCTGCAACAGCATGGTCTGCTGTAGCGCATTGTAGTTTCCTGACGCCCCTGCCACCTCCCCTTCGGCTTCTCATTCTTCATCATGATCAAGCAAGCGCTCATCTCCGTTTCCGACAAGTCCGGCATCGTCGATTTCGCCAAATCGCTGTCGGACCTCGGCGTCAAGATCCTGTCCACCGGCGGCACCGCGAAACTGCTCGCAGATGCGGGTTTGCCCGTTACCGAAGTGGCCGACTACACGGGCTTCCCGGAAATGCTCGACGGGCGCGTGAAAACGCTGCATCCGAAGGTGCACGGTGGCATCCTCGCGCGGCGCGACCTGCCGGAACACATGGCTGCGCTAGAAAAGCACGACATTCCGACAATCGATCTGCTGGTCGTGAATCTGTACCCGTTCGTGCAGACGGTGGCGAAGGAAGAGTGCTCGCTGGAAGACGCGATCGAGAACATCGATATCGGCGGCCCAACCATGTTGCGCTCGGCGGCGAAGAATCACCGTGATGTGACCGTGGTGGTCGACCCGGCGGATTACGCGGTGGTGCTCGAGGAGATGCGTGCGAACGGCAATGCGGTGGGCTACAAAACCAACTTCCGTCTCGCGACAAAAGTGTTCGCGCACACCGCGCAGTACGACGGCGCGATCACGAACTATCTGACGAGCCTGACCGAAGAGCTGCAACATTCCTCGCGCAACACCTATCCGGCTACGTTCAATCTGGCGTTCGACAAGGTGCAGGATCTGCGCTACGGCGAAAACCCGCATCAGAGCGCCGCGTTCTATCGTGATCTGTCGGTGCCGGCCGGTGCGTTGGCAAACTATGAACAGTTGCAAGGCAAGGAACTCTCGTATAACAACATCGCCGATTCCGACGCGGCGTGGGAATGCGTGAAGACGTTCGACGTGCCGGCCTGCGTGATCGTCAAGCACGCGAATCCGTGTGGCGTCGCCGTGGGCGCGGATGCGAATGAAGCGTATGTAAAGGCGCTGCAGACCGATCCGACCTCGGCGTTTGGCGGCATCATCGCCTTTAACCGTGAAGTGGACGAAGCAACGGCGCAGGCCGTGGCCAAGCAGTTTGTCGAAGTGCTGATTGCGCCTTCGTTCAGCGTGGCCGCGCGTCAGGTGTTCGAGGCGAAGAAGAATGTGCGTCTGCTGGAGATCGCTCTCGGCGAGGGTCATAACGCGTTCGACCTGAAGCGCGTCGGTGGCGGTCTGCTGGTGCAATCGCTCGATTCGCACAATGTGCAGCCGCATGAGCTGCGCGTCGTCACGAAGCGTCATCCGACGCCGAAGGAAATGGACGATCTGCTGTTCGCGTGGCGTGTGGCTAAGTACGTGAAGTCGAATGCAATCGTGTTCTGTGGCAACGGCATGACGCTCGGCGTCGGCGCGGGCCAGATGAGCCGCGTGGACTCGGCACGGATTGCGAGTATCAAGGCACAGAACGCGGGTTTGACGCTGGCGGGTTCCGCCGTGGCGTCGGATGCGTTCTTCCCGTTTCGCGACGGCCTCGACGTGGTAGTCGCGGCAGGCGCGACCGCGGTGATCCAGCCGGGCGGTTCGATGCGCGATGATGAAGTGGTCGCAGCGGCCGATGAGCACAACATCGCGATGGTGTTGACGGGTGTGCGGCACTTCCGGCATTGATTGATTTGCGCGTGGGCTAGTGGGGTTGCGCGGCGGTTCTGAAGCTGGCGCGTTACGTTAGGCTCGATGGCTTGAAAAAGAATGGCCCGGCAGATTTTCTGCCGGGCCGTTTTGTTTCTTACGCGCAATTTTCTGCGTCAAGGCGCGCCGCCCGATCCTAGTCGTCCGGGTTCTTCCTGGCGTAACCGGCACTCACGTCGGGGTGCGTGCTGATGTACGTGCTGAGCCCTTTGCCATTGCAAGCTAATCGCGTCATCTCGGCCACATGATCCGGCCCGACGCTCGCCTCCGTGTACCAATAGATCACGCCGGTCCTGAAGCGAACCGCGATGCAGCCCTCACCGAGCGCGTAGGCCTCGACGCCTGAGTCACCGCTTAGATTCCGATAGCGTTCCACGTTTGCACGTCCCGGTTGCTGCGAATCTCGCCCTTTGTTCAGCTTGCCACGTTGCGGACAATCCAGCGAGCCTATTTATTCCCGTCTCAACAACTCGCGAACGCCGCCTGGCCGCCGGTTCGTTGTAGTATCGCAAGCACTTGGTTCACAGCGTATCTCATGAGAATTCTCGGCATCGACCCCGGCTTGCGTGTGACCGGCTTCGGCGTAATCGACCAGAACGGTCACAAGCTCACTTATGTGGCAAGCGGCGTCATCAAGACGGCTGACGCCGACCTGCCGTCGCGTCTGGGCACGATTTTCGAAGGTATTTCGACGCTGATCCGTCAGCACGCCCCCGATCAATCCGCGATCGAAAAAGTGTTCGTCAACGTCAACCCGCAATCCACGCTCCTGCTCGGCCAGGCGCGTGGCGCTGCCATCTGCGGGCTGGTTGCTGGCGGTGTGCCAGTGGCCGAGTACACCGCACTGCAGTTGAAGCAGGCAGTGGTGGGCTACGGCCGCGCGACCAAGGAGCAGATGCAGCAGATGGTGGTGCGTCTGCTGAGCCTCTCAGGCGTGCCGGGGACAGACGCCGCCGATGCTCTCGGAATGGCGATCTGCCATGCGCATGGCGGCAGCACGCTTAACACGCTGGGCGGTATTGCGCCCTCGCTGGCGAAGAAGGGCCTGAGGGTGCGGCGTGGGCGTCTGGTGGGTTAGGCGTGGCTAGGCCCGCCCCGCTGAGTCCCGCCGTTCGCTCTGCTCGCTCCCTGCGCTACACTCGCCCTTTCTCTCACGATTGAATCCGCCATGATCGGTCGCATTGCCGGCGTCCTGCTGGAAAAAAACCCGCCACACCTGCTCGTCGACTGCAATGGCGTGGGCTACGAAGTCGACGTGCCGATGAGCACGTTTTACAACCTGCCCTCCACCGGGGAACGGGTAGTCCTGCTCACGCAGATGATCGTGCGCGAAGACGCTCATCTGCTGTACGGCTTCGGCACCGCCGAGGAACGCGCCACTTTCCGTGAGCTGCTGAAGATCACCGGCATCGGCACCCGGATGGCGCTCGCCGTGCTCTCCGGCATGAGCGTGCACGAACTGGCGCAGACCGTCACGCTACAGGATGCGGCGCGCCTCACGCGCGTGCCCGGCATCGGCAAGAAAACGGCCGAGCGGCTACTGCTGGAACTGAAGGGCAAGCTCGGGGCCGACCTCGGCTCGATGGCTGGAACGGTGTCGGCGTCCGACCACGCTTCCGATATCCTGAACGCATTGCTCGCATTGGGTTACTCCGAGAAAGAAGCCTTGGCAGCGGTCAAGAACGTGCCCGCCGGCACCGGCGTGTCCGAGGGCATCAAGCTTGCATTGAAGGCGCTCTCGAAGGGTTGACGGGAATCGCCGCGTCCGAGGCTGCTCAAAGGTCGCTGGAAGGTCGCTCAAAGGCCGCTCCATGCTGCCAAGGGTTGGCCCATAACGCTTGAGTCGCCGCAGCGAAACGTCTTGCGTGCGACGGGTTAAAGCTTCGCACGTCACGGCCCAAAGCGCACCCCGGCCATTCGGCCAGCTTCGGCGGCGAGCACCACGCGGTACAATGCAAACATGATCGAAACCGACAAACTCGCAGCCGAGCGCATCATCGCTGCCACGCCCGTATCGCCGAACGAAGAAGCGTTCGAGCGGGCGTTGCGTCCGCGTCAGCTAGACGAGTACGTCGGGCAGGAAAAGGTGCGCGGCCAGCTCGAAATCTTCATCGAGGCCGCCCGCCGCCGCTCCGAATCGCTCGATCACGTCCTGCTGTTCGGGCCGCCGGGTCTGGGCAAAACCACGCTCGCGCACATCATTGCGCGGGAAATGGGTGTCAATCTGCGGCAAACGTCCGGGCCAGTGCTCGAGCGCGCGGGTGACCTCGCTGCGCTGCTCACCAACCTCGAAAAGAACGACGTCCTGTTCATCGACGAAATCCACCGGCTCTCGCCTGTCGTTGAGGAAATCCTGTACCCGGCACTCGAGGATTATCAGATCGACATCATGATCGGCGAAGGGCCGGCCGCTCGCAGCGTGAAGCTCGATCTGCAGCCCTTCACGCTGGTTGGCGCCACCACACGCGCCGGCATGCTGACCAATCCGCTGCGGGACCGCTTCGGCATCGTCTCGCGGCTCGAGTTTTACAACGCCGAGGAACTGGCGCGCATCGTCACGCGCTCGGCGTCGCTACTGCAGGCGCAGATTCATCCGGACGGCGCGTTCGAGATCGCGAAACGCGCCCGAGGCACGCCGCGTATCGCCAACCGTCTGCTGCGCCGCGTGCGCGACTTTGCCGAGGTCAAGGCGGACGGCAACATCACCGCCAGCGTGGCCGACGCCGCGCTCAAGATGCTGGATGTGGACCCGGTCGGCTTCGATCTGATGGACCGCAAACTGCTCGAGGCGATTCTGCACAAATTCGATGGCGGCCCGGTGGGCGTCGACAATCTGGCTGCGGCAATCGGCGAAGAGCGCGACACAATTGAAGACGTGCTGGAGCCGTATCTGATCCAGCAGGGCTTTTTGCAGCGTACGCCGCGTGGCCGCGTCGCTACGCTGCTGACGTATCGTCACTTCGGTCTCGCCGCGCCGGATTCTTCCAGCCCGGTGCGGGATCTGTGGGATTCCGGCGCACCCTGAAAGAGCGAACGAATGGTCAGAGGGTCCGACGAGGACATGCGACCA
It encodes:
- a CDS encoding FMN-binding glutamate synthase family protein; translated protein: MFSRRYLAMWCAVALLVACAALAATQHLSWFWIIIPVLLVALGLFDLTQERHAILRNYPLWGHFRFMFEFVRPEIRQYFVEDDTEERPFSRAQRSIVYQRAKNDVDSRPYGTELDVKAVAHEWISHSLAPTKLDGHDFRIVVGPDRKQPYSMSIFNVSAMSFGSLSANAIMALNLGAKKGNFAHDTGEGSMSKYHREHGGDIIWEIASGYFGCRNDDGSFNADKFAKQAHEPQVKMIEVKLSQGAKPGHGGVLPAAKITPEIAETRGVPMGRDCISPATHSEFSTPRGLLEFVERLRNLSGGKPTGFKLCIGHPWEFFGIAKAMLETGILPDFIVVDGAEGGTGAAPLEFTDHVGVPLQEGLLLVHNTLVGIGLRTRIRIGASGKMITAFDITKTLAIGADWVNSARGFMFAVGCIQAQTCHTGRCPTGVATQDQVRQRALVVPDKSDRVFNFHHNTLHALQEIIQAAGLKHPAELRAHHIVRRVSSHEVSLMSDLLKYLEPNDLLNGNHRYSIYEKWWPVASADSFAPKIELAAT
- a CDS encoding glutathione S-transferase C-terminal domain-containing protein; amino-acid sequence: MVMMKLIGSLGSPFVRKARIVFAEKKIDYKLVLENVWAPDTSIHAFNPIGKVPCLVMDDDEAVFDSRVICEYADTLSPVGKLIPPSGRERVEVRCWEALADGVMDAAVLIRLEGTLRAEEHRSDAWLARQQRKIDDGLVAMSQGLGSNPWCAGSRYTLADIAMGCALGYLDFRMPALNWREAYPNLDKHFQKLSQRQSFIDTFPAD
- a CDS encoding aminopeptidase P N-terminal domain-containing protein, with translation MNQPNEPTLAIDVYRKRRERVLAALRAAGGGVAIVPTAPEVVRNRDADYPYRHDSYFYYLTGFTEPQGLLVLDASAGGSGPASILFCRAKNEEREIWDGFRFGPEAAREAFGFDAAFAVEDIESQMPLILADKPALHYALGSSADLDEQVRRWLDAVRGKARSGVAAPVAAHDLLPLLDEMRLFKDSHELSIMRRAGQISAQAHRRAMAASFAGVREYELEAELLYTFRKHGAQGPAYGSIVAAGSNACVLHYAAGNTIARDGDLILIDAACELDGYASDITRTFPANGRFTPAQRELYDIVLAAQEAAVAATRPGAAFDDPHNAALRVLSQGLLDTGIVDRGLFSSVDDVIVERAYAPFYMHRTSHWIGMDVHDCGDYRERGAPRDAQGALPSRTLHPSMALTIEPGLYIRPTENVPERYWHIGIRIEDDAVVTPNGCELLTRDVPVKADEIEALMREAQATASATRAV
- a CDS encoding UbiH/UbiF/VisC/COQ6 family ubiquinone biosynthesis hydroxylase, whose amino-acid sequence is MNDASQPAGVVQAGSQDATGGADSTEASFDFDVTIVGAGPVGLALAGWLARRSATQGLSIALIDARKPEDALRDPRAIAVSQGSRMILEPLRWPSDATAIHHIHVSQRGHFGRTLIDHTEHGLPALGYVLRYGSIVQSLAEAVRPTSVHWFQSTSAQTPVQEEDGVTLPVETEHGARTLRTRILVNAEGGLFHEQQKRGGTGGTRDYGQTALVGTVTVSRPRPNVAWERFTDQGPIALLPTGGARDADYALVWCCAPEEAARHAQLPDDAFLRELGSAFGDRMGRFTQIKGRASFPLGLNALDTLVKGRIAAIGNAAQTLHPVAGQGLNLGLRDAHALTDALSQHGATPLALALFAQRRALDRRLTIRSTDTLARLFTVDLPALGTLRGLALTALEFVPPVKTALARQMMFGQRR
- a CDS encoding Fis family transcriptional regulator — its product is MSKNNIEQSVRDSLGMYFQDLDGSNPHDVYDMVISCVEKPLLEVVLEQAGGNQSLAAEYLGINRNTLRKKLQQHGLL
- the purH gene encoding bifunctional phosphoribosylaminoimidazolecarboxamide formyltransferase/IMP cyclohydrolase; this encodes MIKQALISVSDKSGIVDFAKSLSDLGVKILSTGGTAKLLADAGLPVTEVADYTGFPEMLDGRVKTLHPKVHGGILARRDLPEHMAALEKHDIPTIDLLVVNLYPFVQTVAKEECSLEDAIENIDIGGPTMLRSAAKNHRDVTVVVDPADYAVVLEEMRANGNAVGYKTNFRLATKVFAHTAQYDGAITNYLTSLTEELQHSSRNTYPATFNLAFDKVQDLRYGENPHQSAAFYRDLSVPAGALANYEQLQGKELSYNNIADSDAAWECVKTFDVPACVIVKHANPCGVAVGADANEAYVKALQTDPTSAFGGIIAFNREVDEATAQAVAKQFVEVLIAPSFSVAARQVFEAKKNVRLLEIALGEGHNAFDLKRVGGGLLVQSLDSHNVQPHELRVVTKRHPTPKEMDDLLFAWRVAKYVKSNAIVFCGNGMTLGVGAGQMSRVDSARIASIKAQNAGLTLAGSAVASDAFFPFRDGLDVVVAAGATAVIQPGGSMRDDEVVAAADEHNIAMVLTGVRHFRH
- the ruvC gene encoding crossover junction endodeoxyribonuclease RuvC; its protein translation is MRILGIDPGLRVTGFGVIDQNGHKLTYVASGVIKTADADLPSRLGTIFEGISTLIRQHAPDQSAIEKVFVNVNPQSTLLLGQARGAAICGLVAGGVPVAEYTALQLKQAVVGYGRATKEQMQQMVVRLLSLSGVPGTDAADALGMAICHAHGGSTLNTLGGIAPSLAKKGLRVRRGRLVG
- the ruvA gene encoding Holliday junction branch migration protein RuvA, translating into MIGRIAGVLLEKNPPHLLVDCNGVGYEVDVPMSTFYNLPSTGERVVLLTQMIVREDAHLLYGFGTAEERATFRELLKITGIGTRMALAVLSGMSVHELAQTVTLQDAARLTRVPGIGKKTAERLLLELKGKLGADLGSMAGTVSASDHASDILNALLALGYSEKEALAAVKNVPAGTGVSEGIKLALKALSKG
- the ruvB gene encoding Holliday junction branch migration DNA helicase RuvB, yielding MIETDKLAAERIIAATPVSPNEEAFERALRPRQLDEYVGQEKVRGQLEIFIEAARRRSESLDHVLLFGPPGLGKTTLAHIIAREMGVNLRQTSGPVLERAGDLAALLTNLEKNDVLFIDEIHRLSPVVEEILYPALEDYQIDIMIGEGPAARSVKLDLQPFTLVGATTRAGMLTNPLRDRFGIVSRLEFYNAEELARIVTRSASLLQAQIHPDGAFEIAKRARGTPRIANRLLRRVRDFAEVKADGNITASVADAALKMLDVDPVGFDLMDRKLLEAILHKFDGGPVGVDNLAAAIGEERDTIEDVLEPYLIQQGFLQRTPRGRVATLLTYRHFGLAAPDSSSPVRDLWDSGAP